In Leptospira terpstrae serovar Hualin str. LT 11-33 = ATCC 700639, the following are encoded in one genomic region:
- a CDS encoding helix-turn-helix domain-containing protein, translating into MAWKETNVFEERMKFVVAWKRGGWSLTDLCHEFNISRVTGYKYLKQYKLYGIDGLKDKSRRPKYHPHQTRKKIIELILQERKDHPRWGARKLLASLSARFHMIRKWPHPSTVG; encoded by the coding sequence ATGGCTTGGAAGGAGACAAACGTGTTTGAAGAAAGAATGAAATTTGTTGTCGCTTGGAAACGTGGTGGGTGGTCTCTCACTGACCTTTGTCATGAATTCAATATCAGTAGAGTGACGGGGTATAAATATTTAAAGCAATACAAACTATATGGGATCGATGGGTTAAAAGACAAAAGCCGAAGACCGAAATACCATCCACACCAAACTCGAAAGAAAATCATTGAACTAATTTTACAAGAGAGAAAAGACCATCCCAGGTGGGGAGCAAGAAAACTCCTAGCATCACTCTCAGCTCGGTTTCATATGATTAGAAAATGGCCACATCCAAGTACTGTAGGT
- a CDS encoding helix-turn-helix domain-containing protein, with translation MIEFIGSWLQFGAWYHFILGIGILVKEKGSKGFPFAMIAAFSGGTLVLYAYRLYAGLEFETSLWNHIYVPVIYLIPGSMQYTIEQFLSLEPVPLRKLYRLYPTFVVVLFLLILQWFAPETLSQTMNQSFAGAPISLPELACILGCLYWMGAFVWMIYQYRNILYNNPNKEAKLGVQILGMILKGNITFAGFILTSTIFRWHSGLYFTAGLATLMAVVAFIGTEINHELFKDILPGLRQSYRTSRILNLDLEKLQKELDYLLKVECVYREEDLSLASLSEKLGIKDYQLSEYTNAFLGMNFNRLINEYRISEVCRLIEKEPKVNLLSLAYQVGFNSKANFNLAFKSLKKMSPSEYAKSVAKGESV, from the coding sequence ATGATCGAATTCATCGGTTCTTGGCTCCAGTTTGGGGCTTGGTATCATTTCATTTTAGGCATTGGAATCCTTGTCAAAGAGAAAGGTTCTAAAGGTTTTCCTTTTGCCATGATCGCTGCCTTTTCTGGTGGGACCTTGGTTTTATACGCCTATCGTTTGTATGCTGGTCTAGAGTTTGAGACTTCCCTTTGGAACCACATATATGTTCCTGTGATTTATTTGATCCCAGGGAGTATGCAGTACACCATCGAACAGTTTTTAAGTCTGGAACCTGTTCCTTTACGCAAACTTTATCGTTTGTATCCGACCTTTGTTGTGGTTTTATTTCTCCTCATATTACAATGGTTTGCACCCGAAACTCTTTCTCAAACCATGAATCAAAGTTTTGCGGGAGCTCCCATTTCTCTTCCCGAACTCGCATGCATTTTGGGATGTCTCTATTGGATGGGTGCTTTTGTTTGGATGATCTATCAATATAGAAATATCCTTTATAACAACCCAAACAAAGAAGCTAAATTAGGAGTCCAAATTCTTGGTATGATTCTGAAAGGAAACATAACCTTTGCGGGTTTTATTCTCACTAGCACTATTTTTCGTTGGCATTCGGGACTTTATTTTACTGCGGGCCTTGCAACACTGATGGCTGTCGTTGCCTTTATTGGTACAGAAATCAATCATGAATTGTTTAAAGATATTTTACCAGGTCTTAGGCAATCCTACCGTACATCTCGTATCCTAAACTTAGATTTGGAAAAATTACAAAAGGAACTCGACTATTTGTTGAAAGTGGAATGTGTCTATCGCGAAGAAGATCTGAGTTTGGCATCACTTTCCGAAAAGTTAGGCATCAAAGATTACCAACTCAGTGAATACACAAACGCATTTTTAGGGATGAACTTCAATCGGTTGATCAACGAATATCGTATATCAGAGGTTTGTCGTTTGATAGAAAAAGAGCCAAAGGTAAACTTGTTATCACTAGCTTACCAAGTGGGGTTTAACTCAAAAGCAAACTTCAATTTAGCCTTTAAGTCGCTTAAAAAGATGTCTCCGAGTGAGTATGCAAAATCTGTAGCAAAGGGTGAGTCTGTTTGA
- a CDS encoding alpha/beta fold hydrolase encodes MKKQKIYRLLLPLGVFLLVACGQNGNQNSNNSAAVLGVLNGTASETSASPEAMLQSNASLSRDIQSAFAKENDGSFTFNDNISYVSDDGVKITGNLFIPKSGTGPFPAVIFVNSWALNEYEYIVPAAKLAKKGYVVFSYNTRGFGTSGGLINVAGPKDMTDLSRGIDFLLANAPVNPANIGIAGISYGAGISLLGLSKEPRIKTAVAMSGWGSLPDSLYGNQTPRLVWGLLLVTAGYITGRMDPIIAENFGKLLDTRDVATVLAWASERSPNSAVTALNASGKPVYISNNSQDNLFQPNQILPYFEQLTVPKKLDLNNGIHATAEIGGVLGLNNYVWTNAYDWFDYWLKGVQNGIMLKPKVSIQKRFSDSRVTFSAWPNPNKVERTYHLRPMGLLSPGKITPTANTTNGTDTILSGGTSASTGVPLLSEILDGAVSVPVTTNVNLIDRTNAMVYISDKLTSPLKLRGRTFYKGKINSSDNAPHVVVYLYEVDVWGTGKLISHGTATLFGVKGKDTDLNVDLQAVAHDFPVGSRLALAIDNIDPMYAVPKPISLYTTAFKHSTSTASTLRFESE; translated from the coding sequence ATGAAAAAGCAAAAAATCTACCGTCTGCTCTTACCACTCGGAGTCTTCCTCCTCGTGGCTTGCGGACAAAATGGAAACCAAAACTCGAACAATAGTGCAGCCGTACTCGGAGTGTTAAACGGAACAGCTTCCGAAACATCTGCATCACCGGAAGCAATGTTACAAAGCAACGCAAGTCTTTCTCGGGACATCCAATCTGCGTTTGCAAAAGAAAATGATGGAAGTTTTACTTTCAACGATAACATTTCGTATGTCAGTGACGATGGTGTAAAAATTACTGGGAACCTTTTCATTCCAAAATCTGGAACGGGTCCCTTCCCTGCCGTAATTTTTGTCAACAGCTGGGCTCTTAACGAATACGAATACATCGTGCCGGCGGCGAAACTTGCAAAAAAGGGTTACGTAGTATTTAGTTACAACACAAGAGGATTTGGAACTTCTGGAGGACTAATCAACGTTGCTGGTCCGAAAGATATGACAGATCTTTCTAGAGGAATTGATTTTCTTCTTGCGAATGCTCCTGTAAATCCAGCAAACATCGGTATTGCGGGAATTTCTTATGGTGCAGGGATTTCTTTACTTGGTCTAAGCAAAGAACCTAGAATTAAAACAGCGGTTGCCATGAGTGGTTGGGGAAGTTTACCAGATTCTCTTTATGGAAACCAAACTCCAAGACTCGTATGGGGACTTCTTCTTGTCACAGCAGGTTACATCACAGGCAGGATGGATCCAATCATTGCAGAAAACTTTGGAAAACTTTTGGATACAAGAGATGTTGCTACAGTACTCGCTTGGGCCAGTGAACGCTCACCTAACAGTGCAGTAACTGCTCTCAACGCTTCTGGAAAACCTGTTTATATTTCAAACAACTCCCAAGACAATCTTTTCCAACCGAACCAAATCCTCCCTTATTTTGAACAACTGACTGTTCCGAAAAAATTGGATTTAAACAATGGAATTCATGCAACTGCAGAAATTGGCGGAGTTCTTGGACTAAACAACTATGTATGGACCAATGCGTATGATTGGTTTGATTATTGGTTAAAAGGAGTCCAAAACGGAATTATGTTGAAACCAAAAGTTTCCATCCAAAAAAGATTCTCTGATTCTAGAGTTACCTTCTCTGCTTGGCCCAATCCAAACAAAGTGGAACGAACCTATCACTTAAGACCGATGGGACTCTTAAGTCCAGGAAAAATTACACCTACAGCGAACACAACGAACGGAACAGATACCATTCTTTCTGGTGGGACCAGTGCCTCCACAGGAGTTCCCCTACTATCTGAAATTTTAGATGGTGCAGTGTCTGTGCCGGTAACCACGAATGTGAATTTAATTGATCGTACCAATGCAATGGTATATATCTCTGATAAATTGACAAGCCCACTAAAACTCAGAGGAAGGACTTTCTACAAAGGTAAAATCAATAGTTCAGACAATGCTCCTCATGTTGTGGTGTATTTGTATGAAGTGGATGTATGGGGAACCGGAAAACTGATTTCTCATGGAACCGCTACTCTCTTCGGTGTGAAAGGAAAAGACACAGACCTAAATGTTGATTTGCAAGCTGTGGCTCACGACTTTCCAGTGGGAAGCCGCTTAGCGCTTGCCATCGACAATATTGATCCTATGTATGCAGTACCAAAACCAATTTCTTTGTATACAACTGCGTTCAAACATAGCACTTCCACAGCATCGACTCTACGTTTTGAAAGTGAATAA
- a CDS encoding exodeoxyribonuclease V subunit gamma, which translates to MPIHYYAGLHLGEITTKLGKQITEDQRENPLKRPLVVVPNQNLIPWLRLNLPKYDPSHLSLNIEFTFLEKAILRTIFQSLNIQNYEEETALYQYDRLKRDCFALLYKKQNSLFNKFPEMEQYLEEIPKLYYLSDVLTKYFKDYELNREEWIKDWLSLETKSIPNELKKDPYWELEKQIYTEIYKDNSKPKNLFQYLEEGKKLSLNGDLHLFCLSNLSGTYIDFFKQTALVQDSKLTVHIYQFHNGKTIGKNSEKTKNYLSKFSKPQSFLAKEFANDQYNKQKPKFVNGGMLSKLKSFLLEESPKTDNYLEDQTVRVWNAPSVYREVESIAHDILHKISISKGKLNLLDFAILVPNMNEYRSAVEWVFDGGIYTTRNKEHLPKLLKIPYSITDLVAKDTSQLYLALSTLFRCLKNNRFEKEDIHTLFKNPLIVNPNESDEETPVKVLDLIESLGSIYEEDKEFNPYTISFGLKRAVVSMVAEEEAAWSELQMVTKPITSNNTIIQFVEIWNRIKEIQWDLKEKILKTPKGERYPILENSFQKLFSFEGEWERERLYFNAWLKSIEFWCDSDWNQTSDFLEMMSLLTEETFSDIPMQRGNYLTEGITVSLLQPMRPIPFLHVYIAGLGEGKFPGTVDRSRFNLRRYDSKPWDLNRREIQESLFWESILSAEESITFSYVGKNTLEDKEFEPCSTLFEVMTAMELKEAVDLPLTSYSRFYDKNPFPSFDYVRNLERFRNSNGTLPNPSFTDPNSLTKIEISEVKSNEITVQQLTNGLKNPILVPLLENLGKIWEEEETQEEEPFRLNQLEIFTIKSIFIPIFTESLVKDKEWIWNRENIKTHLAELTLRAEQNAEFPYGAFHIVSTEVLLDELDIISERFRILKESLFHPEDNLSYLKAVSIGDTGLRDCKKLEPYRLTEIYLLTGEWENIIEKDGVYYWFYAGSLYDKPKYPNEYLKDYLGKMAFVLISACLFRLTGNALVTIPANAKDFKNETWIDMSELLVEDCRSYLNSIFQLVKTDNPIYIPTAGLNLFFSQHPLEEIITNLDQIDELWKVFLKEESETVLHFENQIMKLSPYTKVLLENFSIRSVLEIFIPLLKKGF; encoded by the coding sequence TTGCCGATACATTATTACGCTGGCCTTCATCTAGGTGAGATTACCACCAAACTTGGAAAACAAATCACCGAAGACCAAAGAGAAAATCCACTCAAACGACCACTCGTTGTAGTTCCCAATCAAAATCTAATCCCATGGTTACGACTAAACTTACCAAAGTATGATCCTTCACATCTTTCCTTAAACATTGAATTTACGTTTTTGGAAAAGGCAATTTTAAGAACTATATTTCAATCATTGAATATACAAAATTACGAAGAAGAAACCGCGCTGTATCAATACGATAGATTAAAACGAGATTGTTTTGCCCTACTTTACAAAAAACAAAATTCATTATTTAATAAATTCCCTGAGATGGAACAGTATTTAGAGGAGATTCCGAAGTTATATTATCTTTCCGATGTACTTACTAAATACTTTAAAGATTATGAACTCAACCGTGAAGAGTGGATCAAAGATTGGCTTAGTTTGGAAACCAAATCCATTCCAAACGAACTAAAAAAAGATCCATATTGGGAATTAGAAAAACAAATTTACACTGAGATTTACAAAGACAACTCAAAACCTAAAAACTTATTTCAGTATTTGGAAGAAGGGAAAAAGTTATCTTTGAATGGCGACTTACACTTGTTTTGTTTATCGAATCTTTCTGGAACTTATATAGATTTTTTTAAACAAACAGCTCTGGTGCAAGATTCTAAACTAACCGTACATATCTACCAGTTTCACAATGGCAAAACCATTGGCAAAAATTCCGAAAAAACTAAAAACTATTTATCCAAGTTTTCAAAACCACAATCCTTTTTGGCAAAGGAATTTGCAAATGATCAGTATAACAAACAAAAGCCAAAATTTGTCAATGGTGGGATGCTTTCTAAATTAAAATCATTTTTACTGGAAGAGTCTCCTAAAACCGACAACTATTTAGAAGATCAAACAGTTCGAGTTTGGAACGCACCTTCTGTTTACCGCGAAGTGGAATCAATAGCACATGATATCTTACATAAAATTAGTATCAGCAAAGGAAAACTAAATTTATTAGATTTTGCAATTCTTGTACCCAATATGAACGAATACCGTTCTGCCGTAGAATGGGTGTTTGATGGCGGGATTTACACAACACGAAACAAAGAACATCTACCGAAGTTACTAAAGATACCTTATTCGATTACAGATTTGGTGGCAAAAGATACTTCGCAACTATATTTGGCATTATCTACATTGTTTCGCTGCTTAAAAAACAATCGATTTGAAAAAGAAGATATTCATACTCTTTTTAAAAATCCTCTCATCGTAAATCCAAATGAAAGCGACGAAGAAACGCCAGTAAAAGTATTAGATTTGATAGAATCTTTAGGATCAATTTATGAAGAGGATAAAGAATTTAATCCTTATACAATTTCCTTTGGCCTCAAACGTGCAGTTGTTTCTATGGTTGCTGAAGAAGAAGCAGCATGGTCAGAACTTCAGATGGTTACAAAACCGATCACTTCAAACAATACTATCATCCAATTCGTAGAAATTTGGAATCGTATCAAAGAAATCCAATGGGATTTAAAAGAAAAAATTTTAAAAACACCAAAAGGTGAAAGATATCCAATCTTAGAAAATTCATTTCAAAAATTATTTTCGTTTGAAGGAGAATGGGAAAGAGAACGTTTATACTTCAACGCATGGCTTAAGTCAATTGAGTTTTGGTGTGACTCCGATTGGAACCAAACAAGTGACTTTTTAGAAATGATGTCTTTACTAACGGAAGAAACTTTTTCTGACATTCCCATGCAAAGAGGAAATTATTTAACCGAGGGCATTACGGTTTCTCTTTTACAACCAATGCGACCTATTCCTTTTTTGCATGTTTACATTGCAGGACTCGGGGAAGGAAAATTTCCAGGTACCGTAGATAGATCTAGATTCAATTTAAGAAGGTATGATTCCAAACCTTGGGATCTTAATCGAAGAGAAATCCAAGAATCCTTATTTTGGGAATCCATCCTTTCCGCGGAAGAAAGTATCACATTTTCTTATGTTGGTAAAAACACATTAGAAGACAAAGAATTCGAACCCTGTTCAACTTTATTTGAAGTAATGACTGCAATGGAACTTAAAGAAGCCGTAGATTTGCCACTAACATCATATAGTCGATTTTATGATAAAAATCCATTCCCTTCCTTTGATTATGTTCGTAATTTAGAAAGATTTAGAAACTCTAACGGAACATTGCCAAATCCAAGTTTTACTGATCCAAATTCATTAACTAAAATAGAAATTTCAGAAGTGAAATCTAACGAAATCACTGTGCAACAACTCACCAATGGACTAAAGAATCCCATCTTAGTACCCTTATTAGAAAACCTAGGCAAGATTTGGGAGGAGGAAGAAACGCAAGAGGAAGAACCATTCCGGCTCAATCAATTAGAAATTTTTACCATTAAATCAATTTTTATTCCTATCTTTACTGAGTCCTTAGTGAAAGACAAAGAATGGATTTGGAACCGAGAAAATATAAAAACTCATCTAGCTGAACTCACCCTGAGAGCAGAACAAAATGCAGAATTTCCTTATGGTGCCTTTCATATTGTTTCTACTGAAGTATTATTAGACGAGTTAGATATTATCTCTGAAAGGTTTCGAATCTTAAAGGAATCTCTCTTCCATCCAGAAGACAATCTATCGTATTTAAAGGCAGTTTCCATTGGAGACACAGGGCTTCGCGATTGTAAAAAACTTGAACCTTACCGTCTAACAGAGATTTATTTACTCACTGGGGAATGGGAAAACATCATTGAAAAAGATGGCGTATACTATTGGTTTTATGCTGGCAGTTTGTACGATAAACCAAAATACCCAAATGAGTATTTAAAAGATTATCTCGGAAAAATGGCATTTGTTTTGATTAGCGCCTGTTTGTTTCGGCTTACCGGAAATGCTTTAGTCACCATTCCAGCAAATGCAAAAGATTTCAAAAATGAAACTTGGATAGATATGTCCGAACTTTTGGTAGAAGATTGCCGGTCTTATTTAAATTCTATATTTCAATTAGTGAAGACAGATAATCCGATTTATATCCCGACTGCAGGTTTAAATCTTTTCTTTTCTCAACATCCTTTGGAAGAAATAATAACAAATTTAGATCAAATCGATGAACTTTGGAAGGTTTTTCTAAAAGAAGAAAGTGAAACAGTTTTGCATTTTGAAAATCAGATTATGAAACTCTCTCCTTATACAAAAGTATTGCTAGAAAATTTTTCCATACGATCAGTATTGGAGATTTTTATACCTCTTTTAAAAAAGGGATTTTAA
- a CDS encoding UvrD-helicase domain-containing protein, with product MDHPLLHKPKFIEASAGTGKTHLIMEMLGEIMKHDVENNISENRLLNTLVLTFTEKAAGELKGRLKTKILELSENGKHSIYSRYLRDLDQVTISTIHGFCNMVLKEYPIETQNNPNVRLTSSDELIKKCFYLLKRNHWGRRNYNELAKDLSQSKALEKEKSITDTVSKLLSNTKEYYFPKVLTLEETITSPNLENIISSLTQVIQSMKGPVGDFIFEQGDKRTIQKWRESWFSMDTILEAILSKDLEILKTELQRIGSFQRTADKVSYQGFAYLLLTGKNITKNLNKEAIELQSSISKLISLFEETFPIDKIDLEGEWFLQETALRLTQDTKLQLKTGDLLTYDQMILKVHETVVTAPNPSLVQSLKERYQVCILDEFQDTDKNQYQIFRSLFVDHKDKTRMLFCIGDPKQSIYGFRGADIGIYLEAASDFANSKDSLSTNFRSTKEIIDGLNLLFYNKDKELGETNFFPIEEPGSKKENYQYHPVAYPDASVIKYTYSDSKEFGIHIIQHPEHLQNVSQARSVWAESIKKEILSFQQKKQSLSYNKKGEPFSQSVKLKDIAVLCGSKKETELIEKTLSDVGIPCSIYKQRGIFQSREADQIENLLECLAESNSSRSYKRILFSDLFAVHPEDLSKYNEHSIDSYEKSLIDVWLKLIRDNRYAAFFRSVMDETQILWNHDLKNLEWERKRTNYRQIFQRLLEFQIRSNANLNELLSELRELKKAKSSPEEEPLFDRETEDDAVQILTIHASKGLEWPIVFLYYFGTRPQSLTHYEYPTLINENGKSERKWILSLWDSKNGKQNEFNHFINEQKRLLYVALTRPNLRLYLPMLSWGRDFIQKSGYGNILYTELERIQEHYSNHTGPENSYLFRTESNIQSIDKPSDTDGSNSAKHQNAAAIVFPTDIKAGRILLQHSYTSLQTSQGHLVKNEEPLKEIEENLEPAPSNTESKLPSSSRIGNFLHRILELCEFSIFELPIDAIERHPSWIWSYSQSIRQYPVKLRLDSNESLEKIVLNLLKRAMTAEITLADGEPFVLCQLKQEDKSSELKFHLYIQKMLEKSGAELTPGFENYLKGAIDLVFVKNGKYYIADYKSNLLPNDLYDKNAVTTAVIEKGYVIQKSVYALILFDYLTSLYGNKLALEKFGGVYYLFLRGMGMAKNSGIYSDLKSSQSEWTLDTFTEIRKEVLTYVREASLSLEKLYL from the coding sequence ATGGACCATCCCCTACTCCACAAACCTAAGTTCATTGAAGCCTCAGCCGGTACCGGCAAAACCCATCTAATCATGGAAATGTTAGGTGAGATCATGAAACATGATGTAGAGAACAATATTTCTGAGAACAGACTTCTAAATACTCTCGTACTTACCTTTACCGAAAAAGCTGCCGGAGAATTGAAAGGAAGACTCAAAACTAAAATTTTAGAACTTTCTGAAAACGGAAAACACTCAATCTACTCTCGTTATCTACGCGATTTAGACCAAGTCACCATATCTACCATCCATGGGTTTTGTAATATGGTCTTAAAAGAATATCCAATAGAAACTCAAAACAATCCCAATGTCCGATTAACAAGCTCTGATGAATTAATTAAAAAATGTTTTTACTTACTAAAACGAAACCATTGGGGACGTAGAAATTATAATGAATTAGCAAAGGATTTAAGCCAGTCCAAAGCCTTAGAAAAGGAAAAATCCATCACTGATACTGTATCAAAACTTCTTTCCAATACAAAAGAATATTATTTTCCTAAGGTTTTAACTTTAGAGGAGACGATTACTTCACCTAATCTAGAAAATATTATTTCTTCTTTAACTCAAGTGATTCAATCAATGAAGGGACCAGTTGGAGATTTTATTTTCGAACAAGGAGACAAGAGAACTATTCAAAAATGGAGAGAGAGTTGGTTTTCTATGGATACCATACTCGAAGCCATTCTTTCGAAAGACTTAGAAATCCTTAAAACTGAATTACAAAGAATCGGAAGTTTCCAAAGAACGGCTGACAAAGTTTCTTACCAAGGCTTCGCTTATCTTTTGTTAACTGGGAAAAATATCACAAAAAATCTAAATAAAGAAGCTATAGAATTACAATCTTCCATTTCAAAATTAATTTCCTTATTCGAAGAAACCTTTCCGATAGATAAAATTGACTTAGAGGGTGAATGGTTTTTGCAAGAAACGGCACTAAGGCTCACCCAAGATACAAAACTTCAATTAAAAACTGGAGATTTACTGACTTATGATCAGATGATCTTAAAGGTACATGAAACAGTAGTTACGGCTCCCAATCCATCACTTGTACAATCATTAAAAGAAAGATACCAAGTTTGTATTTTAGATGAGTTCCAAGATACAGACAAAAACCAATACCAAATTTTTCGCTCCTTATTTGTGGACCACAAAGACAAAACCAGAATGTTATTTTGTATTGGCGACCCAAAACAAAGTATTTACGGATTCAGAGGAGCTGATATTGGAATTTATTTGGAAGCAGCGAGTGATTTTGCCAACTCCAAAGACAGCCTATCAACGAACTTCCGCTCTACGAAAGAAATCATAGATGGTTTGAACCTTCTCTTTTACAACAAAGACAAGGAATTGGGAGAAACCAATTTTTTCCCGATCGAAGAGCCAGGTTCCAAAAAAGAAAATTACCAATACCACCCGGTTGCCTACCCTGATGCATCAGTTATTAAATATACCTATAGCGATTCAAAAGAATTCGGTATCCACATCATCCAACATCCAGAGCACTTACAAAATGTAAGCCAAGCAAGGAGTGTATGGGCAGAATCTATAAAAAAAGAAATTTTGTCCTTCCAACAAAAAAAACAATCGTTATCTTACAATAAAAAAGGAGAACCCTTCTCCCAATCAGTTAAACTCAAAGATATCGCTGTATTATGTGGTAGTAAAAAAGAAACAGAGTTAATCGAAAAAACTTTATCAGATGTTGGAATCCCCTGTTCCATCTACAAACAGAGAGGAATTTTTCAATCTAGAGAAGCAGATCAAATTGAAAACTTATTGGAATGTTTAGCAGAATCGAATAGCTCTCGATCTTACAAACGAATTCTTTTCTCTGATCTTTTTGCAGTTCATCCAGAAGATCTGTCGAAGTACAATGAACATTCCATTGATTCGTATGAAAAGTCGTTAATCGATGTTTGGCTAAAACTGATCAGGGACAATCGTTATGCGGCATTCTTTCGCTCTGTCATGGATGAAACCCAAATACTCTGGAATCACGATCTTAAAAATTTAGAATGGGAAAGAAAACGAACGAACTATAGACAGATATTCCAAAGATTATTGGAATTCCAAATTCGCTCCAACGCAAATCTTAATGAACTACTGTCGGAATTACGAGAACTTAAAAAAGCAAAATCTTCTCCTGAGGAAGAACCTCTGTTTGACAGAGAAACCGAAGACGATGCTGTCCAAATTTTAACTATCCATGCCTCCAAGGGTTTGGAATGGCCCATTGTATTTTTATACTATTTTGGAACAAGACCCCAAAGTCTTACCCATTATGAATACCCAACACTCATAAACGAAAATGGAAAATCCGAAAGAAAATGGATTCTTAGTTTATGGGATTCAAAAAACGGAAAACAAAATGAATTTAATCATTTTATAAATGAACAAAAACGTCTGTTATATGTTGCCTTAACAAGACCCAACCTAAGATTGTATCTACCAATGTTGTCTTGGGGTAGAGATTTTATTCAAAAATCTGGCTATGGTAATATTTTATACACTGAACTCGAAAGAATCCAAGAACATTACTCCAATCATACGGGTCCTGAAAACAGTTATCTTTTCCGTACAGAAAGTAATATTCAATCAATCGATAAGCCAAGTGATACAGATGGCTCAAACTCAGCGAAACATCAAAATGCTGCAGCGATTGTTTTTCCTACAGATATCAAAGCAGGCAGAATCTTATTGCAACATAGTTATACAAGTCTACAAACCTCTCAAGGTCATTTAGTAAAAAACGAAGAGCCGCTAAAAGAAATTGAAGAGAACTTAGAACCAGCACCTTCAAACACTGAATCGAAATTACCTTCGAGTTCAAGAATCGGAAATTTTTTACATCGCATACTAGAATTATGTGAGTTTTCAATTTTTGAACTTCCCATTGATGCAATCGAAAGACACCCTTCTTGGATATGGTCTTACAGCCAATCAATTCGACAATACCCCGTAAAACTTAGATTAGACTCAAATGAAAGTTTAGAAAAGATTGTGCTAAACCTGCTGAAAAGAGCAATGACTGCAGAAATCACTCTTGCAGATGGTGAACCATTTGTTTTGTGCCAACTGAAACAAGAAGACAAATCCTCTGAATTAAAATTCCATTTATACATTCAAAAGATGTTAGAAAAATCCGGTGCAGAATTAACACCAGGATTTGAAAACTACCTAAAGGGAGCTATTGATTTGGTTTTTGTTAAAAATGGAAAATATTATATCGCAGATTATAAATCCAATCTTTTACCAAATGATCTTTATGACAAAAACGCTGTGACAACTGCTGTGATTGAAAAGGGATATGTGATTCAAAAGTCTGTATATGCTTTGATTCTATTTGATTATCTCACTTCGCTTTATGGAAACAAACTGGCTCTAGAAAAGTTTGGAGGAGTGTATTATCTTTTCCTTCGTGGAATGGGAATGGCAAAAAACTCAGGTATCTATTCAGATCTTAAGTCGTCGCAATCAGAATGGACTTTAGATACTTTTACTGAAATTCGAAAAGAAGTTTTAACCTATGTTCGAGAAGCGTCACTTAGTTTAGAGAAGTTATACTTATGA